Proteins from a genomic interval of Alteromonas macleodii ATCC 27126:
- a CDS encoding acyltransferase family protein, which translates to MTQAYVDQEATFVNRTSKGEAKEKAVVESPVTQRYFELDALRVIAFGVLIFYHIGMYYVLEWGWHIKSDVQFPLLQDVMILTNQWRMSLLFLISAMVFTVVLRRAYGQTTSRWRVSLSLLGKRALRILIPLVFGMFVIVAPQVYAEWTVSGALAMPFSEFYVAYINPNTDLFIDKQSVIGLLTWNHLWFLPYLFVYSAFILLFFPLIRFVEVRALRVLDSLALFSVLVVTIMTAIWLELRVAYPTSHDLLNDWYSHAKYFFVMLVGIVVALRPALYAAIMRSRYVSLTIAIVLYSVIILDRHDLLGPTGQLMESSPGFRVLVGVIVVLNHWAWLAAILGFGRKYLSHPSKVVSYLNKGVLPYYMVHQTIIVVAAFFLSSRVSSTLEEFILIMLITVVGCALTYEVAKRFLILRFLFGLKLNENYK; encoded by the coding sequence TTGACGCAAGCATATGTTGATCAGGAAGCAACGTTTGTTAACAGAACTTCAAAGGGGGAGGCGAAAGAGAAGGCCGTGGTCGAGAGTCCTGTCACTCAGCGTTATTTCGAGTTGGATGCACTGCGTGTCATCGCGTTTGGTGTACTCATTTTTTATCACATCGGAATGTATTACGTTCTAGAGTGGGGCTGGCATATAAAAAGCGACGTGCAATTTCCACTTTTACAAGATGTGATGATATTGACCAACCAATGGCGTATGTCTTTATTATTTTTGATCTCTGCCATGGTATTTACCGTCGTGCTGCGCCGCGCTTATGGCCAAACGACCTCTCGCTGGCGTGTATCTCTTTCACTACTGGGGAAGAGGGCGTTGCGGATATTAATTCCTCTTGTATTCGGTATGTTTGTTATCGTCGCGCCACAAGTTTATGCAGAGTGGACAGTCAGCGGAGCACTAGCCATGCCGTTTAGCGAGTTCTACGTTGCTTACATCAATCCAAATACTGACTTGTTTATCGACAAACAATCGGTAATTGGCTTACTGACATGGAATCACCTTTGGTTTTTACCTTACCTTTTTGTGTATAGCGCTTTCATATTGCTGTTTTTCCCGCTTATCAGATTTGTGGAAGTAAGGGCGTTGAGAGTACTCGATAGTTTGGCGCTGTTTAGCGTGTTAGTGGTTACGATCATGACTGCCATATGGCTGGAACTACGAGTAGCATATCCCACGTCGCACGACTTGCTTAATGATTGGTATAGTCATGCAAAGTACTTTTTTGTGATGCTGGTAGGTATTGTGGTCGCGCTTAGACCCGCATTGTATGCTGCAATTATGAGGTCCCGTTACGTAAGCTTAACCATTGCGATAGTACTTTACAGCGTCATAATTTTAGACCGTCACGACTTGCTAGGCCCTACAGGGCAGTTAATGGAGTCGTCGCCTGGGTTTCGTGTTTTGGTTGGTGTAATCGTTGTACTTAATCACTGGGCATGGTTGGCAGCAATATTGGGGTTCGGTCGAAAATATTTGTCTCACCCGAGTAAGGTGGTGAGCTATTTGAACAAAGGCGTGTTGCCATACTATATGGTGCATCAAACGATAATTGTGGTGGCGGCGTTCTTTTTGAGCTCCCGTGTATCGTCGACACTCGAAGAATTTATTTTAATAATGCTAATAACCGTTGTGGGGTGCGCACTGACATACGAAGTCGCCAAGCGCTTTTTAATACTTAGATTTTTGTTTGGCCTAAAGTTAAACGAAAACTATAAATGA
- a CDS encoding LytR/AlgR family response regulator transcription factor translates to MNNWDEKWSQFLRDSESKHKYAAFVLLTAYLFINNSINAASSWTEFSRSDNNSVALWEPYVWEYSSALSTALLVIPLIIAIRILDQKVKVGATWLGWHFAFASLFSVAHVSLMVAFRKLVYLFSERNYDFGIWLNEFIYEYRKDVWGYITLITFYYIARFGYQRLIGEASPITRDTSQITNDNVASTLPDYLLVKKLNKEFLVQVTDIQRVEASGNYINLHTHVGVYPLRYTLGRFCEEGAHQGFMRVHRSHAVRIPAIVSISYEETGDGTIMLNNGQSVALSRRYKDDLKQALAPNQ, encoded by the coding sequence GTGAATAACTGGGATGAAAAATGGAGTCAGTTTCTTAGGGATTCTGAATCAAAACATAAATACGCTGCATTTGTTTTGCTTACAGCCTATTTGTTTATAAACAATTCAATCAATGCTGCGTCTAGTTGGACTGAATTTTCTCGAAGCGACAATAACAGCGTAGCACTTTGGGAGCCGTACGTTTGGGAATACTCGAGTGCTTTGAGCACCGCTTTGCTCGTCATCCCATTAATTATCGCTATACGTATACTCGATCAGAAGGTAAAAGTGGGAGCGACATGGCTTGGGTGGCATTTTGCCTTCGCCAGTTTATTTTCAGTAGCCCATGTATCATTAATGGTAGCATTTCGAAAGCTCGTCTATTTATTCTCTGAACGCAATTATGACTTTGGGATATGGCTCAATGAGTTCATCTACGAATATCGAAAGGATGTATGGGGCTATATTACTCTGATTACTTTTTACTATATTGCACGGTTTGGCTATCAACGCTTAATTGGTGAAGCATCACCTATTACACGCGACACATCACAGATAACGAATGACAACGTGGCCAGCACCTTACCTGACTATTTATTAGTGAAAAAGCTCAATAAGGAGTTTTTGGTTCAAGTCACTGACATACAGCGAGTAGAAGCCTCAGGAAATTACATTAACCTTCATACTCACGTGGGCGTTTACCCCTTGCGTTATACCCTTGGCCGGTTTTGTGAAGAAGGAGCGCATCAAGGCTTTATGCGAGTGCACCGGTCGCACGCAGTGCGAATACCTGCCATTGTGTCTATAAGTTATGAAGAAACAGGGGATGGAACAATAATGCTCAATAACGGTCAATCAGTAGCGCTTTCCAGGCGATATAAAGATGATCTGAAACAAGCATTAGCCCCCAATCAATAG
- the secF gene encoding protein translocase subunit SecF gives MQLLKLSDTVNFMRLRIPAMVLSTVLILGSFVSLGVNSLNWGLDFTGGTLIEVGYEDAANLEGIRAQLNEANFEDAIVQNFGSSQDVLIRIAPRDGVKAVTIGEQVLAALRAAGTEVDMRRIEFVGPNVGEELTEQGGLAMLVALLCILVYVAMRFEWRFALGSVSALAHDVILTLGLFSVLQIEFDLTVLAAVLAVIGYSLNDTIVVCDRIRENFRKIRKGEPVEIINISLTQTLNRTIITSLTTVLVLVALFYKGGALIHGFATALLFGVVVGTYSSVYIASSVALALGISKEDLMPPQVEKEGADLDPMP, from the coding sequence ATGCAATTATTAAAACTATCCGATACCGTCAATTTTATGCGCCTTCGCATTCCTGCGATGGTGTTATCAACGGTACTCATTTTAGGTTCGTTCGTGTCGCTAGGCGTTAATAGCCTTAACTGGGGGCTAGACTTCACTGGCGGTACGCTAATTGAAGTTGGCTATGAGGACGCTGCTAACTTAGAAGGCATTCGCGCCCAGCTAAACGAAGCGAACTTTGAAGATGCTATAGTGCAAAACTTTGGCAGCAGCCAAGATGTACTTATCCGCATTGCTCCTCGTGATGGCGTTAAAGCCGTGACTATTGGTGAACAGGTACTAGCTGCCTTGCGCGCTGCCGGTACTGAGGTTGATATGCGTCGTATCGAGTTCGTAGGTCCTAACGTAGGTGAAGAGCTTACCGAACAGGGCGGCCTTGCGATGCTAGTCGCACTCTTGTGTATTCTAGTTTATGTCGCGATGCGATTTGAATGGCGATTCGCTCTAGGGTCAGTGTCGGCACTAGCTCACGACGTTATACTTACGCTGGGTTTGTTTTCAGTACTTCAAATCGAGTTTGACCTAACGGTACTTGCAGCGGTACTAGCGGTAATTGGTTATTCACTTAACGATACCATCGTTGTGTGTGACCGTATTCGTGAGAACTTCCGCAAAATTCGTAAAGGTGAGCCTGTTGAGATTATCAACATCTCGCTAACGCAAACCCTAAACCGTACTATCATCACATCATTAACCACGGTGTTGGTATTGGTTGCACTATTCTACAAGGGTGGGGCGCTTATTCACGGATTTGCAACCGCCTTGTTGTTCGGTGTAGTGGTTGGTACTTACTCATCGGTGTATATCGCAAGTTCAGTGGCACTTGCATTGGGTATTAGTAAAGAAGACCTAATGCCACCACAAGTGGAAAAGGAAGGCGCAGATTTAGATCCTATGCCTTAG
- the secD gene encoding protein translocase subunit SecD, whose protein sequence is MLNKNSIWKVLSALIVVAMCALYALPNIYGEDHAVQISAGRDAVVTDATVEQVKAALSEKNISPKRVEFENEQILVRVSDSDTQLVTRETLEKALGDDYYVAMNLAPDTPEWLEGLGGAPMKLGLDLRGGVHFLMEVDMTEVIAKSLEDAEGGFRTSLREEGIRYRGVKQVDDHIDITFRDEDALDKAEFFLRNQSRDLTFNQVDDLTLRAIFAESKLQEIRDNAVKQNITIIRNRVNQLGVAEPLVQKQGADRIVVQLPGIQDTARAKEILNATATLEFRMVDQKNDIRDALNGRVPPGSQVIEDQQGIPQLLEKRIMLTGSHIIDANSGVDEYGLPNVNISLDSEGGNKMSRSTRGNIGKPMATVFIEYKSTGERNKDGKLVFEKHEQVISVATIRAQLGSKFQITGLDSPKEARDLALLLRAGALIAPIQIVEERTVGPSLGKENIELGMQAIMYGLAAVLVFMLIYYKAFGVVANIALITNLVMIVGIMSMIPGATLTLPGMAGIVLTVGMAVDANVLIFERIREEIRDGRSPQHAIHQGYDSAFSTILDANITTFIAGLILFAVGTGPIKGFSITLMIGIATSMFTAILVTRVIVNAVWGGRRVEKLAI, encoded by the coding sequence GTGCTAAACAAAAACTCTATTTGGAAAGTACTGAGTGCACTCATTGTGGTTGCAATGTGTGCACTTTATGCGCTTCCTAACATTTACGGTGAAGATCACGCCGTACAAATCTCAGCAGGCCGTGACGCTGTGGTAACTGACGCCACTGTGGAACAAGTAAAAGCCGCGCTAAGTGAAAAGAATATCTCTCCAAAACGTGTTGAGTTTGAGAACGAACAAATATTAGTTCGCGTTTCGGATTCTGATACCCAGCTTGTAACGCGCGAAACGCTTGAAAAGGCGCTTGGTGATGACTACTACGTGGCTATGAACCTTGCCCCTGACACGCCAGAATGGCTTGAAGGCCTAGGTGGCGCGCCAATGAAGCTAGGTCTTGACCTTCGCGGTGGTGTTCACTTCTTGATGGAAGTGGATATGACCGAAGTGATTGCTAAGTCGCTAGAAGACGCAGAGGGTGGTTTCCGTACTTCACTGCGTGAAGAAGGCATTCGTTATCGCGGTGTAAAACAGGTTGACGATCATATCGACATTACGTTCCGTGATGAAGATGCGCTAGACAAGGCAGAGTTCTTTTTGCGCAACCAAAGTCGCGACCTAACCTTTAACCAGGTGGACGACTTAACACTTCGCGCTATTTTTGCTGAAAGCAAGCTTCAGGAAATTCGCGACAACGCGGTTAAGCAAAACATTACCATTATTCGCAACCGTGTAAACCAACTTGGTGTGGCTGAGCCGCTTGTACAAAAGCAAGGTGCTGATCGCATTGTTGTGCAGCTTCCAGGTATTCAAGACACCGCCCGTGCGAAAGAGATTCTTAATGCCACAGCAACACTAGAATTTCGCATGGTAGATCAGAAGAACGATATCCGTGATGCATTGAACGGCCGCGTTCCTCCTGGCTCTCAAGTGATTGAAGATCAGCAAGGCATTCCTCAGCTTCTTGAAAAGCGTATTATGCTTACCGGTAGCCATATTATTGATGCGAATAGCGGTGTTGATGAGTACGGACTTCCGAACGTAAACATCTCGCTTGATTCTGAAGGCGGTAATAAGATGTCTCGCTCAACTCGTGGGAACATTGGTAAACCAATGGCTACGGTGTTTATCGAATACAAGTCGACTGGCGAACGTAACAAAGACGGCAAGCTAGTGTTTGAAAAACACGAGCAAGTTATCTCGGTTGCGACTATTCGTGCGCAGCTGGGTAGCAAGTTCCAAATCACAGGTCTTGATTCACCGAAAGAAGCCCGTGACTTAGCGTTGCTACTTCGCGCAGGTGCACTGATTGCGCCAATTCAAATTGTTGAAGAGCGTACGGTTGGACCAAGCTTGGGTAAAGAAAACATTGAGCTGGGCATGCAGGCTATTATGTATGGTCTGGCAGCGGTACTTGTTTTCATGTTGATTTACTACAAAGCGTTTGGTGTGGTAGCGAACATCGCTCTGATTACAAACCTAGTTATGATTGTGGGCATTATGTCGATGATCCCTGGTGCAACGCTTACGCTACCGGGTATGGCAGGTATTGTACTGACCGTTGGTATGGCGGTAGATGCAAACGTGCTTATCTTTGAGCGTATACGAGAAGAGATACGTGATGGCCGCAGCCCACAGCATGCCATTCATCAAGGTTACGACAGTGCTTTTTCTACCATTCTAGATGCTAACATTACCACCTTCATTGCAGGCTTAATCCTGTTTGCCGTGGGCACAGGCCCAATTAAAGGCTTCTCGATTACACTGATGATTGGTATAGCAACCTCGATGTTTACCGCAATCCTTGTTACGCGCGTTATTGTTAACGCAGTATGGGGCGGTCGACGCGTAGAGAAATTGGCGATTTAA
- the tgt gene encoding tRNA guanosine(34) transglycosylase Tgt: MQFELLKTEGRARRGRLVFERGVVETPAFMPVGTYGTVKGMTPEELKDSGAHICLGNTFHLMLRPGTGIIRQHGDLHDFMNWDKPILTDSGGFQVFSLGDLRKITEEGVTFRSPINGEKILLTPEKSMEVQRDLGSDIVMIFDECTPYPATEQEARVSMEMSLRWAKRSKEAHGDNPAALFGIIQGGMYEGLRDVSLAGLEAIGFDGYAIGGLSVGEPKEDMIRIIDHTAPKIPEDKPRYLMGVGKPEDLVESVRRGIDMFDCVMPTRNARNGHLFVTEGVVKIRNAKHRNDTSPLDENCDCYTCKNYSRSYLHHLDKCNEILGARLNTIHNLRYYQRVMQGLRDAIDAGTLDEFVQEFYEQKGLPVPAL; this comes from the coding sequence ATGCAATTTGAGTTGTTAAAAACCGAAGGCCGAGCACGACGCGGTCGTTTGGTGTTTGAACGCGGTGTTGTAGAAACCCCAGCGTTCATGCCCGTAGGTACATACGGTACCGTTAAGGGAATGACCCCTGAAGAATTAAAAGACAGCGGTGCACACATCTGTCTTGGAAACACGTTTCACCTGATGCTTCGTCCTGGTACGGGCATTATTCGCCAGCATGGCGACCTGCACGACTTCATGAATTGGGACAAGCCAATCCTTACGGATTCGGGCGGCTTCCAAGTGTTTAGCTTGGGTGATTTGCGTAAAATTACCGAAGAAGGTGTAACATTCCGCTCTCCGATAAACGGCGAAAAGATCTTACTTACGCCTGAAAAATCGATGGAAGTTCAGCGCGATTTGGGCTCTGACATCGTGATGATTTTTGATGAGTGCACGCCGTACCCCGCTACTGAACAAGAAGCGCGCGTTTCAATGGAAATGTCGCTACGTTGGGCCAAACGTAGTAAAGAAGCCCATGGCGATAACCCAGCAGCACTGTTTGGTATCATTCAAGGCGGTATGTACGAAGGTCTGCGCGACGTTTCACTTGCTGGCCTTGAAGCTATTGGCTTCGACGGTTACGCCATTGGTGGTCTTTCAGTAGGTGAGCCGAAAGAAGATATGATCCGCATTATCGATCATACCGCGCCTAAAATTCCGGAAGATAAACCTCGCTATTTAATGGGCGTGGGTAAACCTGAAGATTTGGTAGAGTCTGTGCGTCGCGGCATCGATATGTTTGACTGTGTAATGCCAACGCGTAACGCCCGAAACGGTCACCTGTTTGTGACTGAAGGCGTAGTGAAGATTCGCAATGCGAAACACAGAAACGACACCTCGCCATTAGATGAGAATTGTGATTGCTACACTTGTAAAAACTATTCTCGCTCTTATCTACATCATTTGGACAAGTGTAACGAAATCCTGGGTGCGCGCTTAAACACCATCCATAACCTTCGCTACTATCAGCGTGTGATGCAGGGTCTTCGCGATGCGATTGACGCAGGTACGCTTGATGAGTTTGTACAAGAATTTTATGAACAAAAAGGGTTGCCGGTTCCGGCACTATAA
- the queA gene encoding tRNA preQ1(34) S-adenosylmethionine ribosyltransferase-isomerase QueA, translated as MKLSDFSFELPEKLIAKYPTQQRTASRLLHLDGKTGNVAHTMFADMLKFVEPGDLLVFNNTRVIPARLLGKKETGGQVEVLIERITSDNTALAHVRASKAPKPGTTLILEEKVNVTVTGRDDALFILQFDHDETVLTLLEAHGHMPLPPYIDRPDESSDKERYQTVYNQKPGAVAAPTAGLHFDDAILAALKEKGVNLAFVTLHVGAGTFQPVRVDNIQEHKMHAEFAEVPQDVVDAVLTTKANGKRVIAVGTTSVRSLESAAKASAERGDEEVIAPFNEDTEIFIYPGFEFKVVDAMFTNFHLPESTLMMLISAFAGKENVMKAYQEAIEKEYRFFSYGDSMFIERA; from the coding sequence ATGAAACTATCAGATTTTAGCTTCGAGCTACCCGAAAAACTTATCGCCAAATACCCAACTCAGCAACGTACAGCGAGTCGCTTGTTACATTTAGATGGGAAGACTGGCAATGTAGCGCACACGATGTTCGCTGACATGCTGAAATTTGTAGAGCCAGGCGACCTCTTGGTGTTCAACAATACGCGGGTTATTCCTGCACGTTTACTGGGCAAAAAGGAAACGGGCGGACAGGTTGAAGTTCTGATCGAACGTATAACATCAGACAATACAGCGTTGGCGCATGTTCGCGCGAGCAAGGCACCTAAACCTGGAACTACGCTTATTCTTGAAGAAAAAGTGAATGTTACGGTGACAGGGCGAGACGATGCGCTATTTATTTTACAGTTTGACCACGATGAGACCGTATTAACGCTGCTAGAAGCCCATGGCCACATGCCGCTACCTCCTTACATCGACCGTCCCGATGAAAGTTCAGACAAAGAGCGCTATCAAACCGTTTACAATCAAAAGCCGGGCGCGGTAGCGGCGCCTACTGCAGGACTACACTTTGACGATGCAATACTGGCTGCGTTAAAAGAAAAAGGCGTGAATTTGGCCTTTGTAACTTTGCACGTTGGCGCGGGTACGTTCCAGCCTGTGCGCGTTGATAATATTCAAGAGCACAAGATGCACGCAGAGTTCGCCGAAGTACCACAAGACGTTGTTGACGCTGTTTTAACCACAAAGGCCAACGGTAAACGCGTTATTGCAGTGGGTACAACCTCTGTACGCTCTTTGGAGTCAGCGGCAAAGGCAAGTGCAGAGCGCGGTGACGAGGAAGTTATTGCGCCATTTAACGAAGATACTGAGATTTTTATCTACCCTGGTTTTGAGTTTAAAGTGGTAGACGCAATGTTCACTAACTTTCACCTTCCAGAGTCCACGCTAATGATGTTAATTAGCGCATTTGCTGGCAAAGAGAATGTCATGAAGGCGTATCAAGAAGCGATAGAGAAAGAATATCGATTCTTTAGCTATGGAGATTCTATGTTTATTGAACGCGCCTAA
- a CDS encoding DUF6471 domain-containing protein: protein MNTGNTQGAKNAWRQTVARVVKSEMSVRGVKYQALSQRLEEIGVEQSADNLRNKVNKGIMGADLLLQILYVLKARPLDAALLEEILTDLQQ, encoded by the coding sequence GTGAACACTGGAAATACGCAAGGTGCTAAAAATGCGTGGCGGCAAACGGTAGCAAGAGTCGTGAAATCTGAGATGTCTGTGCGCGGCGTAAAATATCAAGCGTTAAGCCAAAGGCTGGAAGAGATTGGCGTGGAGCAAAGCGCAGATAATCTTAGAAATAAGGTAAATAAAGGTATTATGGGCGCCGATTTACTTCTGCAGATTTTGTACGTGTTGAAGGCGCGTCCATTAGATGCGGCGCTTTTAGAGGAAATCTTAACTGATCTTCAGCAATAA
- a CDS encoding DUF2170 family protein: MSWELESIEALFKEHDDFVVTREENCLLIANQDGIDAWLAISGEQILVESLLFAASEVKDKPALDHEILSTHMVFPLTTVGISNIGGEEYYTAFGALSAQSKAESIVIEVETLFQNVASFLDAYETHLN, from the coding sequence ATGAGCTGGGAACTGGAAAGCATCGAAGCCTTATTTAAAGAGCATGATGACTTTGTGGTAACACGTGAGGAAAACTGCTTACTTATTGCTAATCAAGACGGCATAGATGCCTGGCTTGCTATCAGCGGAGAGCAGATCTTAGTAGAGAGTCTTTTGTTTGCAGCGTCGGAAGTAAAAGATAAGCCAGCGCTAGATCATGAAATATTGTCTACTCATATGGTGTTCCCTTTGACCACGGTAGGCATTTCAAACATTGGTGGTGAAGAGTACTACACTGCCTTTGGTGCGCTAAGTGCCCAGTCAAAAGCCGAAAGTATCGTTATTGAAGTGGAAACCCTGTTTCAGAATGTTGCATCTTTCTTAGATGCCTACGAAACACACCTTAACTAA
- a CDS encoding PspA/IM30 family protein, which produces MSVWKKLVTAVKGGATEAAQSVVDSQAIRILEQEIREAKEELRKSDHARTQILAKCKLSQQKVDSFNSSIAEYEAHARKAIDSDRQLALDCAQKVSELKEERDQEQTYLDQFQQSEKQLAQNIQQAKANLRRLEQQVDMVKATESVQKAQVAVSSRHMGANSKMKTATESLSRIQDKQKMRNAELQAAEELANNESSSDLEKRLAEAGIKGGKTSADDELARILGK; this is translated from the coding sequence ATGTCAGTGTGGAAAAAATTAGTAACTGCAGTAAAAGGTGGTGCAACCGAAGCTGCTCAATCTGTCGTAGACAGTCAGGCTATTCGAATTCTGGAACAAGAAATTAGAGAAGCCAAAGAAGAATTGCGTAAGTCAGACCATGCACGTACCCAAATCTTGGCAAAGTGTAAACTTTCTCAGCAAAAAGTGGATAGCTTCAATTCGTCAATTGCGGAATACGAAGCTCACGCGCGCAAGGCCATCGATAGCGACCGCCAACTCGCGTTAGACTGTGCGCAAAAGGTGTCCGAACTTAAAGAAGAACGAGACCAAGAACAAACATATCTTGATCAGTTCCAGCAGTCAGAAAAGCAGCTGGCACAAAATATCCAACAGGCGAAAGCGAATTTACGTCGCTTAGAGCAGCAAGTGGATATGGTAAAAGCCACTGAAAGCGTTCAGAAGGCGCAAGTAGCGGTTTCTTCACGCCACATGGGTGCGAATAGCAAAATGAAAACGGCGACAGAGTCACTGTCACGTATTCAAGATAAGCAAAAGATGCGCAATGCTGAGCTACAAGCTGCAGAAGAGTTAGCAAACAATGAATCGAGCAGCGATCTAGAAAAACGCTTAGCCGAAGCGGGCATTAAAGGGGGTAAAACCTCGGCCGATGACGAGCTAGCGCGAATTCTAGGCAAGTAA
- a CDS encoding potassium channel protein encodes MSPWIKLRKIMLQYFAESRWYTIVGATAFYAVTSYWLLYAADEHDLITNADFVYWLAVTASTVGYGDLSPVTPAGKLIVALYVIPLGLSIFAMVIGRIAAWVSLTWKKGLLGMNSLILNEHILVIGWNEQRTMLLLDLILQERDAMPERPDIVLCVKADITNPMPGVIEFVKVDSFNKDEDMDRACVSTARTILIDNPQDDVTMTTALYCTKRNPDAHQVAYFDDDSLVSLLQDHCPKVECTPSVAIEMLVKAAFDPGSSMLHHDLLSIEEGQAQFSVKIPESSHAISVAKLFINLKRKHDAIFIGYAPNGLVKEMVVNPPLDVTLNPGDTLFYIAERRINAINWSSLDAD; translated from the coding sequence ATGTCTCCATGGATAAAACTGCGAAAAATCATGCTGCAATATTTTGCAGAATCACGTTGGTACACCATTGTCGGTGCCACCGCCTTTTACGCAGTAACAAGTTATTGGCTGCTATACGCTGCAGACGAGCACGATTTAATTACCAACGCCGACTTTGTTTACTGGCTGGCGGTCACCGCCTCTACAGTGGGCTATGGTGATTTGTCACCCGTCACGCCAGCGGGAAAACTGATTGTAGCGCTTTACGTCATACCGCTTGGTTTGAGTATCTTCGCCATGGTAATTGGCCGGATTGCAGCTTGGGTTTCATTAACGTGGAAGAAAGGATTGTTGGGTATGAACAGCTTGATACTAAATGAGCATATCTTGGTAATTGGGTGGAATGAGCAGCGTACTATGCTGCTGCTTGATTTAATACTGCAAGAACGCGATGCCATGCCAGAGCGCCCCGATATTGTACTGTGCGTGAAGGCCGACATCACTAATCCCATGCCTGGCGTGATTGAGTTCGTGAAGGTAGATTCGTTTAACAAAGACGAAGATATGGATCGCGCCTGCGTGTCCACCGCCCGAACTATTCTTATCGATAACCCACAAGACGATGTCACCATGACTACCGCGCTGTATTGTACTAAGCGTAATCCTGATGCACATCAGGTGGCTTATTTTGATGATGATAGTCTAGTGAGCTTACTTCAGGATCACTGCCCTAAAGTGGAGTGTACACCCAGCGTGGCAATAGAAATGTTAGTTAAAGCCGCTTTTGATCCTGGTTCAAGTATGCTTCATCACGACTTACTGAGTATTGAAGAAGGCCAGGCGCAATTTTCAGTAAAAATACCAGAAAGTAGCCACGCCATTTCTGTTGCTAAGTTATTTATTAATTTGAAACGTAAACACGATGCCATCTTTATTGGTTATGCGCCAAATGGTCTTGTGAAAGAAATGGTGGTAAACCCACCGTTGGACGTTACGTTAAACCCGGGCGACACTTTGTTTTACATTGCTGAGCGCCGCATTAACGCAATTAACTGGTCTTCTCTAGACGCTGATTAA
- a CDS encoding YjfK family protein: MFSKLFKKSEPKKPKSPEIMGLYLGGSFELDNLKLSLLEPELTIEGAARSQLIQAVGEAPLDTGGTLLRFYTDDDGFLQVVTDGGLSENHITDVKLWHFYETKTIGNTAQWNECLKNIISQPTYELDGKVYIRVWGAVGDESPPVAVTETTYEEDGDVSTTDQFMMLYERPISNDRVETLLVVGEEKQVGNNLDRCLVISTGFDVEPADITING; the protein is encoded by the coding sequence ATGTTTAGTAAACTATTTAAAAAATCAGAACCTAAAAAACCTAAGTCGCCAGAAATAATGGGGCTTTATTTAGGTGGCTCTTTCGAGTTAGATAACTTGAAACTTTCGCTATTAGAACCGGAGCTCACTATTGAAGGCGCAGCCCGTTCTCAATTAATTCAAGCGGTAGGAGAAGCGCCCTTAGATACAGGTGGCACTCTGCTTCGCTTTTACACCGACGACGATGGATTTTTACAGGTGGTCACCGACGGCGGCTTGTCTGAGAATCACATTACCGATGTTAAGCTGTGGCACTTTTATGAAACGAAAACCATTGGTAATACTGCTCAGTGGAACGAATGCTTGAAAAACATTATCAGCCAGCCCACCTATGAGCTTGACGGTAAGGTCTATATCCGCGTGTGGGGGGCAGTGGGCGATGAGTCACCGCCTGTTGCCGTCACTGAAACTACCTATGAAGAAGATGGTGATGTGAGTACTACTGATCAGTTTATGATGCTGTATGAACGCCCAATCAGTAATGACAGAGTTGAAACCCTGCTTGTTGTGGGTGAAGAAAAGCAAGTAGGTAATAATTTAGATAGATGTTTGGTGATTTCAACGGGGTTTGATGTTGAACCTGCAGATATCACTATAAACGGTTAA
- a CDS encoding DUF350 domain-containing protein has product MDTIMQSLAGLDNFALYFGLSIVFLFIFKLVYALVTPHDEWKLVKEEKNVAAAIGFGGAIIGFAIALGSAASNSVAVVDFAIWALVAVIAQSLAFAILRFSFMPKIAERINNNEVSAGVMLASMSIAVGLLNAACMTY; this is encoded by the coding sequence ATGGATACGATCATGCAATCTTTGGCTGGCCTGGATAACTTTGCGCTTTACTTCGGCTTGTCGATTGTTTTTTTGTTTATCTTCAAATTGGTGTACGCCTTGGTCACACCTCACGATGAATGGAAGCTGGTAAAAGAAGAGAAAAACGTTGCCGCTGCCATCGGCTTTGGTGGCGCTATAATCGGTTTTGCCATCGCCCTTGGCAGCGCAGCTTCAAACTCGGTTGCTGTAGTAGATTTTGCTATTTGGGCGCTTGTTGCTGTGATTGCACAATCCCTAGCGTTTGCCATTTTGCGTTTCAGCTTTATGCCGAAAATCGCTGAGCGCATAAACAATAACGAAGTTTCTGCGGGCGTTATGCTTGCCAGCATGTCTATTGCCGTAGGCTTACTCAATGCCGCTTGCATGACCTATTAA